A window of Halocalculus aciditolerans contains these coding sequences:
- a CDS encoding DNA-binding protein, giving the protein MSSNNVTTDVVSVDEQAFEKHDEGEVDEDGFEVVDETPEFRATVDMEVQAKVDSNHPDARVEEGPDHLFGKTLEQEERIKAREAELEHISAQAELSQQEGRAKRTRDIAAKRSAERRVKFQKRAASVNPMADPERDDPRAELTQEQLAAVNKQSMRLAEKLDGWSRAAIGRRLGEAVVGGKDLTSAVVGVFEELQTAPGTVIPIGKLEDVNRKEVSIEGRVEVLWDADSPAIAQVGLIADDSGKTKVTIWEKSDAPWIEEGEQVRIHKVARNWYEGRVSLAVTGWSTIMFPERGRWWE; this is encoded by the coding sequence ATGTCTAGTAACAACGTCACCACGGATGTAGTTTCGGTCGATGAACAGGCTTTCGAGAAACACGATGAAGGCGAGGTCGACGAGGATGGCTTCGAAGTCGTCGACGAGACCCCGGAGTTCCGGGCGACGGTCGACATGGAAGTCCAGGCCAAAGTCGATTCCAACCACCCAGACGCGCGCGTCGAGGAAGGCCCGGATCACCTGTTCGGGAAGACCCTCGAACAGGAAGAGCGCATCAAGGCACGAGAGGCCGAGTTGGAACACATCAGTGCCCAGGCAGAACTCAGTCAGCAGGAGGGGCGTGCGAAGCGGACGCGAGACATCGCAGCGAAGCGAAGCGCTGAGCGGCGTGTGAAGTTCCAGAAGCGGGCAGCGAGCGTGAATCCGATGGCTGACCCGGAGCGAGACGATCCTCGTGCAGAGCTCACGCAGGAGCAGTTGGCGGCGGTGAACAAGCAGTCGATGCGGTTGGCGGAAAAACTGGATGGCTGGTCGCGAGCAGCGATTGGCCGGCGGTTGGGTGAAGCCGTCGTCGGTGGGAAAGACCTAACGAGTGCAGTCGTCGGGGTGTTCGAGGAGTTGCAGACGGCGCCTGGGACGGTGATCCCCATTGGGAAGCTCGAGGACGTCAATCGCAAAGAGGTGAGCATCGAGGGTCGAGTCGAAGTACTCTGGGATGCGGACTCGCCGGCCATCGCTCAAGTCGGGCTGATCGCAGACGACAGTGGAAAAACGAAGGTGACGATCTGGGAGAAATCAGATGCGCCGTGGATTGAAGAGGGCGAGCAGGTGCGTATTCACAAGGTAGCCCGGAACTGGTACGAGGGGCGCGTCTCACTGGCTGTCACTGGGTGGAGCACCATTATGTTCCCTGAGCGCGGTCGGTGGTGGGAATAG
- a CDS encoding transcription initiation factor IIB yields the protein MATREIYETTFDEDVQTDSNATQCPECNGQVTTNAVETVCEDCGLVVDEQRIDHGPEWRGFDEDERERTGAPLTAARHDRGLSTEIGRGTDANGNELSGQKRRRLARMRREQTRGRFQSKAERNLAHGLSEVRRISSALELSETIRDQACQLFRSAQNEDLLQGRSIEAMAAASVYGACRCNGRPRTLDNITESARVEQSRVTNAYTTLNTELGLPAQPVTPSTFVPRLASELDVSDQIRQRARQLAEASESIGATTGVRPSGFAAACLYKAGREDGRWLTQSDIADVANVSVVTVRTHRDTLDELAV from the coding sequence ATGGCAACCAGAGAGATCTACGAAACGACGTTCGACGAAGACGTCCAGACCGACTCGAATGCTACGCAGTGTCCCGAGTGTAACGGGCAAGTTACAACCAACGCGGTTGAAACCGTCTGCGAGGACTGTGGACTCGTCGTCGACGAGCAGCGGATCGACCACGGGCCAGAGTGGCGAGGGTTCGACGAAGACGAACGGGAGCGCACGGGCGCTCCGTTGACGGCGGCACGACACGATCGAGGGTTGTCGACGGAGATCGGCCGTGGGACCGATGCGAACGGGAACGAACTCTCAGGACAGAAGCGACGGCGGCTCGCTCGGATGCGGCGTGAACAGACCCGTGGGCGGTTTCAGTCGAAAGCTGAACGTAACCTCGCACACGGGCTTAGTGAAGTCCGCCGGATCAGTAGTGCGCTCGAACTATCCGAGACGATCCGTGACCAGGCCTGCCAGCTCTTCCGCAGCGCTCAGAACGAGGACCTCCTGCAGGGCCGGTCGATCGAGGCGATGGCCGCCGCGAGTGTCTACGGAGCGTGTCGGTGCAACGGGCGGCCGCGAACACTCGACAACATCACCGAGTCGGCGCGCGTCGAGCAATCGCGGGTGACGAACGCATACACAACGCTGAATACGGAACTTGGCCTGCCGGCCCAACCCGTGACGCCCAGTACGTTCGTTCCGCGGTTGGCGTCTGAGCTCGACGTCTCCGATCAAATCCGGCAGCGGGCTCGGCAGCTGGCAGAAGCATCCGAATCGATCGGGGCAACCACGGGGGTTCGGCCGTCCGGGTTCGCTGCAGCCTGTCTGTACAAGGCCGGACGCGAAGACGGACGGTGGCTCACCCAGTCAGACATCGCTGACGTTGCGAACGTCTCGGTGGTTACCGTACGGACCCACCGCGACACACTAGACGAACTGGCTGTCTAA
- a CDS encoding biosurfactant protein 1, producing MTDQYADYEALRPLGEATHVPDDQLASSSGEPRRQRSGGVDTDYPDDPTADETECASCGASIPAGQSKCQFCLTNHLEGADDQDTANAERTLLHVIQLLVEASTFYGAVAKGSAAATLLAKGDDDPVVDDCKLIYDLDEEPAPQLVDQWPSLPSATRVTSECGNQLLAAARERTAWTETTQSRHDGEHATFLYDETGSEVRTEARLASLREDADNDLWLVPAIALQESVDKTDTEQPRRERPNRTHLECRECDRETKHRFRELEAIPDDEWTGQPLWECQRCGTSRYGPEPEAGQ from the coding sequence ATGACCGACCAGTACGCCGACTACGAAGCCCTCCGACCACTCGGCGAAGCGACCCACGTTCCCGACGACCAACTCGCCAGTAGTAGTGGCGAGCCCCGGCGGCAACGCTCTGGTGGCGTCGACACGGACTATCCAGACGACCCGACAGCAGATGAGACCGAGTGCGCTTCCTGTGGAGCGTCAATCCCCGCTGGCCAGTCGAAGTGCCAGTTCTGTCTCACGAACCATCTCGAAGGAGCCGACGACCAGGACACAGCGAATGCCGAACGGACTCTCCTCCACGTCATCCAGCTGCTCGTTGAGGCGTCGACGTTCTACGGCGCCGTCGCGAAGGGATCTGCTGCGGCCACCCTCCTCGCGAAGGGAGATGATGACCCAGTAGTCGATGACTGCAAGCTAATCTACGATCTCGACGAGGAACCGGCCCCACAGCTTGTCGATCAGTGGCCCTCACTCCCCTCGGCGACACGGGTCACGTCTGAATGTGGTAATCAGCTGCTCGCGGCTGCTCGTGAGCGGACGGCGTGGACAGAGACGACGCAGTCCCGTCACGACGGCGAGCACGCGACGTTTCTCTACGACGAAACCGGGAGCGAGGTTCGCACCGAAGCTCGTCTTGCAAGCCTACGTGAGGACGCAGACAACGACCTCTGGCTGGTGCCAGCGATTGCGCTTCAGGAATCCGTTGACAAGACCGATACCGAACAGCCACGACGCGAGCGCCCAAACAGAACTCACCTCGAGTGTCGAGAGTGTGATCGGGAGACTAAGCATCGATTCCGCGAATTGGAGGCTATCCCCGATGACGAGTGGACCGGGCAGCCCCTGTGGGAGTGTCAGCGGTGCGGGACATCTCGGTATGGGCCCGAACCCGAAGCCGGTCAGTAA
- a CDS encoding DUF6735 family protein, whose translation MGHRALVAYERTDGQYTLHYSHWGAANLKLKHRISAETPFGGEDTDSKWAKQLLAELADGLEVDAVDGYLAGEDRPSTVVEPKPCATGLTLDEIVADHLDYLHHEAFFVVSTTFEVAAYRTLWFGLQYDSETVDHGETVGNGALATVRWHDGEPVGDGHLKGQFRALKDVVGDMVDKGVFTQSTARQYLKQKLGEWIGKRQELRIPGGEAPSLDTTLSRS comes from the coding sequence ATGGGCCACCGCGCACTCGTTGCGTACGAACGAACTGACGGACAGTACACGCTTCATTACTCTCATTGGGGCGCAGCCAACCTGAAGCTCAAGCACCGAATCTCGGCTGAAACCCCGTTCGGTGGCGAGGACACCGACTCGAAGTGGGCGAAACAGCTACTGGCGGAACTGGCCGATGGCCTCGAGGTAGATGCCGTCGACGGCTACCTCGCCGGTGAAGATCGCCCGTCGACGGTCGTCGAGCCGAAGCCCTGCGCCACCGGGCTTACCCTCGACGAGATCGTCGCGGACCATCTCGACTATCTCCACCACGAGGCGTTCTTCGTGGTGTCGACGACATTCGAGGTAGCCGCCTACCGGACACTATGGTTCGGCCTCCAGTACGATTCAGAGACGGTCGACCACGGCGAGACAGTCGGGAACGGGGCGCTTGCGACCGTTCGGTGGCACGACGGCGAGCCGGTCGGCGATGGCCATCTGAAGGGGCAGTTCCGGGCACTGAAAGACGTCGTTGGCGATATGGTCGACAAGGGTGTGTTCACCCAGTCGACGGCTCGCCAGTACCTCAAGCAGAAGCTCGGCGAGTGGATCGGAAAGCGCCAAGAGTTGCGCATCCCGGGCGGTGAAGCACCGTCTCTGGACACGACACTCAGCCGCTCGTAG
- a CDS encoding DUF7568 family protein — MSRITNWRRESRTLTLEYRNTETGARAVLHRAPGSYRYKWRGAILVDGYPVWSQGYETKDAKAFRNVLRNQPTPELSCRECLDGDVVTGDKSADGAKVQRWFECRNCGYEAPSRIVYGAER; from the coding sequence ATGTCCCGGATCACAAACTGGCGACGCGAAAGTCGCACGCTGACGCTCGAGTATCGTAACACCGAGACTGGCGCTCGGGCTGTCCTACACAGAGCGCCAGGCTCCTACCGCTACAAGTGGCGTGGCGCTATCCTCGTCGACGGCTACCCAGTGTGGTCGCAAGGGTACGAGACAAAGGACGCGAAAGCGTTCAGGAACGTTCTCCGCAACCAACCGACTCCCGAACTGAGTTGTCGGGAGTGTCTGGACGGCGACGTGGTCACCGGTGATAAATCGGCTGACGGTGCGAAGGTCCAACGCTGGTTCGAGTGTCGGAACTGTGGGTACGAAGCACCCTCAAGGATTGTGTACGGCGCCGAGCGTTGA
- a CDS encoding DUF7567 family protein, producing the protein MSLEIIDRHSEALFEFLWCPVCGHEVFSHIPFEGVFCKNCNTQVELQESRETRGYEEAVLACFDTHSTWNLHVDEKLRRDLPDGSARVKILGAPGAYEVDWWSPAPGDDWQPVEQGEFDDVDEPADISHLA; encoded by the coding sequence ATGAGTCTAGAAATCATCGACCGTCACAGCGAAGCACTGTTCGAGTTCCTCTGGTGTCCCGTCTGCGGGCACGAGGTATTCAGTCACATTCCCTTCGAAGGTGTGTTCTGCAAGAACTGCAACACGCAGGTCGAACTCCAAGAATCCCGAGAGACACGCGGCTACGAGGAGGCCGTCCTCGCCTGCTTCGACACCCACTCGACGTGGAACCTCCACGTCGACGAAAAGCTCCGTCGCGACCTACCCGATGGGTCGGCACGGGTGAAGATCCTCGGCGCACCGGGTGCCTACGAGGTCGACTGGTGGAGTCCAGCACCCGGCGATGACTGGCAGCCGGTCGAACAAGGCGAGTTCGACGATGTCGACGAACCAGCCGATATCTCCCATCTCGCGTAG
- a CDS encoding DUF6166 domain-containing protein, producing MSRPSDTHSIEQTRPASDCDIAYVGYRQSGQAIVEKRPGQERLTPERSLALVNHSPSGFEWGYGGSGPAQLALALLLDYTDDEAFALDHYQAFKTEVVSQLDCAGSGERWRLTGPEIDAVLHETPGEPVAPSI from the coding sequence ATGAGTAGACCTAGCGACACACACTCGATTGAACAGACACGCCCAGCGAGCGACTGCGACATCGCCTACGTCGGGTATCGGCAGAGCGGGCAGGCTATCGTTGAGAAACGTCCCGGCCAAGAACGGCTCACGCCAGAGCGGAGTCTCGCGCTGGTGAATCACAGTCCCTCGGGATTCGAATGGGGATATGGTGGTAGTGGTCCGGCGCAACTCGCGCTCGCACTCCTCCTCGACTACACGGATGACGAAGCGTTCGCTCTCGACCACTACCAGGCATTCAAAACCGAGGTCGTGAGCCAGCTGGACTGCGCTGGGTCTGGTGAACGCTGGCGACTCACGGGACCCGAGATCGACGCAGTCCTTCACGAAACACCCGGCGAGCCGGTCGCACCGTCCATCTGA
- a CDS encoding DUF7389 domain-containing protein codes for MSEHTPPSRADDESAESNEQTTRTEYVERSDVGVSLTVKLKRGTGTRDQDEVIAKAKGKTLEDAREDMEILREYIHDLAEDARQIQPADPHKE; via the coding sequence ATGTCAGAACACACCCCACCATCTCGTGCAGATGACGAATCGGCTGAATCGAATGAACAGACGACACGAACGGAGTACGTCGAACGCAGTGACGTCGGCGTCTCCCTCACCGTGAAGCTCAAACGTGGAACCGGTACCAGGGATCAGGACGAGGTAATCGCGAAAGCGAAAGGCAAGACCCTCGAAGACGCTCGCGAGGACATGGAAATCCTTCGGGAGTACATCCACGATCTCGCGGAGGACGCCCGCCAGATCCAGCCAGCAGACCCACACAAAGAGTAA
- a CDS encoding helix-turn-helix domain-containing protein yields MYEVCGEKEFKVLLALDPGDSISGVARKIDENRETIRRVVNHLEEAGYVVYDDGLQFLDQTIRDVGLEFLAAAAATSPPSIPEAYVLPQFAGMDYAFTAIDAVYVWTRGGYQVAREPDDYPLFIAVHESDFDAWTAFFDRFGIPTAEERQPADEFDGAIQIVLEPRSEVEAKMVDGRPVIPLQETVAFANEYYATFESALDILGRMYDDVDTDANYRMEPA; encoded by the coding sequence ATGTATGAAGTGTGCGGTGAGAAGGAATTCAAGGTCCTCCTCGCGCTCGATCCAGGCGATTCCATCTCCGGCGTCGCGCGGAAGATCGACGAGAACCGGGAGACGATTCGGCGCGTCGTGAACCACCTCGAGGAGGCCGGCTACGTCGTGTATGATGATGGTCTCCAGTTCCTTGATCAGACGATTCGGGATGTCGGGCTCGAGTTCCTGGCCGCAGCAGCGGCTACCTCGCCGCCGTCAATCCCGGAGGCGTACGTCCTTCCGCAGTTCGCAGGCATGGACTACGCATTCACCGCTATCGATGCAGTCTACGTCTGGACTCGCGGTGGCTATCAGGTCGCTCGCGAGCCGGATGATTATCCGCTGTTCATCGCCGTCCACGAGTCAGATTTTGACGCCTGGACGGCGTTCTTCGACCGATTTGGGATCCCGACTGCGGAGGAACGCCAACCTGCCGACGAATTCGACGGTGCCATCCAGATCGTTCTCGAGCCCCGTTCAGAAGTCGAGGCCAAGATGGTCGACGGACGACCCGTCATCCCGCTCCAAGAAACCGTGGCGTTCGCAAACGAATACTACGCAACCTTCGAGTCCGCACTCGACATACTCGGCCGGATGTACGACGATGTCGATACAGATGCGAACTATCGCATGGAGCCTGCCTGA
- a CDS encoding nucleotidyltransferase family protein, whose product MSQEDRSEALIQVLEELEQSDIGFVLVGGYAISQFEPRFSTDLDLVIAPDDYDDVVAFLEARGFERTTELEVPPEETIYNREIDVFERTEGLPHPVGVDILVNGLGCRQTEAEWSFDYLRDHSTETTISGGIRTTTARAADGEILVAAKLHSGRKTDLADVLAAIPAIDLDGVESHLHRGDADALRSQLSEAQAFIEEGGLDHRFKSMFGQSSASADDIETLLEFLKRQQK is encoded by the coding sequence ATGAGTCAGGAAGACCGCAGTGAGGCGCTCATCCAAGTACTCGAAGAACTGGAACAGTCCGACATCGGATTCGTCCTCGTTGGTGGGTACGCGATCAGTCAGTTCGAACCGCGATTCTCGACCGACCTGGATCTCGTCATCGCCCCGGATGACTACGACGACGTCGTGGCATTCCTCGAAGCACGCGGTTTCGAACGGACGACCGAGCTCGAAGTTCCACCGGAAGAGACCATCTATAATCGGGAAATCGACGTCTTTGAACGGACCGAAGGACTCCCCCACCCGGTCGGCGTCGACATTCTCGTGAATGGGCTTGGCTGTCGGCAAACCGAGGCGGAATGGTCGTTCGACTATTTGCGTGACCACAGTACTGAAACGACGATTTCGGGCGGGATCCGGACGACGACCGCACGAGCAGCTGACGGAGAAATCCTCGTCGCCGCGAAACTCCATAGCGGCCGAAAGACGGATCTCGCTGATGTCCTCGCCGCTATCCCAGCGATCGACCTCGATGGCGTCGAGTCGCATCTCCACCGCGGCGATGCTGATGCCCTCCGGTCGCAGCTCAGTGAGGCCCAAGCCTTCATCGAAGAAGGTGGGCTGGATCACCGATTCAAGAGCATGTTCGGCCAATCGTCGGCATCAGCCGACGACATCGAGACGCTCCTCGAATTCCTCAAGCGACAGCAGAAGTAA
- a CDS encoding transposase, whose translation MSTSASTLQDVASVDDFLNAAATETVPLFEHLEFEFLLEYDVFAPSKRGRTRVHQPPDLFRGFLHCYYEDVYGTRPVARELQNGLVWYYCGLDKPPSRDTVDRFLTDLEHVIDDVFDSLVEQAAARGLLDSTYSIDSTHVEAIQYNDAASWNYDPTAEEYYYGFGCTIVSTGAKIPIAAEFTQAKQADKETAMRVTRDALAVDTPIWMLGDSAYDILDWHDLLLAAGVVPIAPYNPRNTDDPKDIEYRVEDRITEHSEDVQLKQSVLEETYNNRTGVERTNDAVKDCGLGHVRARGRVHARTEVFLALCLRIVVAITNYERGNEPGCEKL comes from the coding sequence GTGTCTACGAGCGCCAGCACCCTGCAAGACGTAGCTTCGGTAGACGACTTCTTGAATGCGGCGGCTACCGAGACAGTACCGCTGTTCGAGCATCTTGAGTTCGAGTTTCTGCTGGAGTACGACGTGTTCGCCCCCTCGAAGCGGGGGCGAACACGAGTGCATCAGCCACCAGACCTCTTTCGCGGCTTTCTGCACTGCTACTACGAGGATGTCTACGGGACACGCCCGGTTGCACGAGAACTTCAGAACGGCCTTGTCTGGTACTATTGCGGGCTCGACAAACCGCCATCAAGAGACACGGTTGATCGCTTTCTCACCGATCTCGAACACGTTATCGACGATGTCTTCGACAGTCTCGTCGAGCAGGCCGCCGCCCGCGGCCTGCTCGACTCCACGTACTCCATCGATTCGACACACGTTGAAGCGATTCAATACAACGATGCAGCGTCATGGAACTACGATCCAACGGCTGAGGAGTACTACTACGGCTTCGGCTGTACGATCGTCTCGACCGGCGCAAAGATCCCGATAGCAGCGGAGTTCACACAGGCCAAACAAGCAGACAAAGAGACGGCGATGCGCGTCACCCGTGACGCGCTCGCCGTCGATACACCGATCTGGATGCTTGGAGACAGTGCCTACGACATCCTCGATTGGCACGACCTCCTGCTGGCCGCAGGGGTCGTGCCAATCGCTCCATACAATCCGCGAAACACTGATGACCCGAAGGACATCGAGTACAGGGTCGAAGACCGCATCACCGAACACAGCGAGGACGTTCAGCTGAAACAATCCGTCTTGGAGGAGACGTACAACAACCGGACAGGAGTCGAACGAACCAACGATGCAGTCAAGGACTGCGGCCTCGGGCACGTCCGCGCCCGAGGCCGTGTCCACGCACGAACGGAAGTATTTCTTGCGCTGTGTCTCCGGATCGTTGTCGCCATCACCAACTACGAGCGAGGAAACGAACCGGGCTGTGAGAAGCTATGA
- a CDS encoding RNA-guided endonuclease InsQ/TnpB family protein produces the protein MAEVRRTVVVKLDMDNSDATLLHETVEEYLWACNYVVQEAWKDDYKPTSKTKLHDRTYSDVREQTRLQANLVQSARNQAAEAIKGVVARWRNGKKASQPHFTTTSIRYDKRSATFHDDSVSLSTVNGRIEAEYVLPPEGDNPHTKYLRDDDYEVTGATLQYRETTDTFFLHIGTKADVESEIPDQGDAENSTVLGVDLGIEQIAVTSTGMFWSGDYLNHRRREYERVRGTLQQTGTESAHRTIERIGDRETRWVEDYLHRISKAIVQEAVTHDCDTIAFEELTDIRDRLQGAKKFHAWAFRRLYDYTERVIETFSEKAAGCWNCVYERQHPARRSFGRRLLECGGYRDSTAVRAS, from the coding sequence ATGGCGGAGGTGCGTCGCACGGTCGTCGTCAAACTCGACATGGATAACAGCGACGCGACTCTCCTCCACGAAACCGTCGAGGAGTATCTGTGGGCGTGCAACTACGTCGTCCAAGAAGCATGGAAGGACGACTACAAGCCCACCTCGAAGACAAAACTCCACGACCGGACGTACTCCGACGTTCGAGAACAGACACGGCTTCAAGCCAACCTCGTTCAATCCGCACGCAACCAGGCCGCCGAAGCCATCAAGGGCGTCGTCGCCCGCTGGCGGAACGGCAAGAAGGCGTCACAACCACACTTCACGACGACATCCATCCGATACGACAAACGGAGTGCGACGTTCCACGACGACAGCGTATCCCTTTCCACGGTGAACGGGCGTATCGAAGCCGAGTACGTCCTGCCGCCGGAGGGAGATAATCCGCATACGAAGTACCTCCGCGACGACGACTACGAGGTGACGGGTGCGACGCTCCAATACCGCGAGACGACGGACACCTTTTTCCTCCACATCGGAACGAAGGCCGATGTAGAGTCCGAGATACCGGACCAAGGCGACGCCGAGAACAGCACAGTCCTCGGCGTGGACCTCGGTATCGAACAGATTGCCGTCACGTCAACTGGGATGTTCTGGAGCGGCGACTACCTCAACCATCGTCGCCGGGAGTACGAGCGGGTGCGTGGCACCCTTCAACAGACGGGCACAGAGTCAGCCCATCGGACCATCGAACGGATAGGCGACCGCGAGACGCGGTGGGTAGAGGACTACCTACACCGCATCTCGAAAGCCATCGTCCAAGAGGCGGTAACACACGACTGCGACACCATCGCCTTCGAGGAGTTGACGGACATCCGCGACCGTCTGCAGGGTGCGAAGAAGTTCCATGCGTGGGCGTTCCGACGCCTGTACGACTACACGGAGCGTGTCATAGAAACGTTCTCAGAGAAGGCAGCAGGGTGTTGGAACTGTGTCTACGAGCGCCAGCACCCTGCAAGACGTAGCTTCGGTAGACGACTTCTTGAATGCGGCGGCTACCGAGACAGTACCGCTGTTCGAGCATCTTGA
- a CDS encoding DUF6610 family protein gives MSLEISSSSSTDRDITAARQADVVAFLHRAPFALDAYRLGFLPGFREDCGYQQTQYQDLNIPVGMLDNDFRDPDLARYVARFFEYEPKVGVIGDVYEGDDVDEYVAAAREIQASYPDAELVIVPKCREVIDTIPNDLVLGYSRGYADRLAHEFSEPTDWRGRRVHILGGSPLKQWDVIQQLTRPTLTDDPPADIVGLDWNGLHRGAQFGEFWTADGWDDSGRDASHVTVRKTVRHSLAHIKAFWQSHGVWPDSTPHNDTLEIEYEGPSPTDLNSAACTECEANVWTTQRGPFIAEYDTGVLCGYCSYECYFSHRHRNNLEEIASEQSVYIPPA, from the coding sequence ATGTCGCTCGAAATCAGCTCCAGCAGCAGTACTGATCGCGACATCACCGCTGCCAGACAAGCCGACGTCGTGGCATTCCTCCATCGAGCGCCGTTCGCTCTGGATGCGTATCGGCTCGGATTCCTGCCTGGGTTCCGAGAAGACTGTGGGTACCAGCAGACCCAGTATCAGGACCTGAACATCCCCGTCGGGATGCTCGATAACGACTTTCGGGATCCCGATCTGGCTCGGTACGTCGCCCGATTTTTCGAATACGAACCCAAGGTTGGCGTGATCGGAGATGTGTACGAGGGAGACGACGTCGACGAGTACGTGGCGGCTGCCCGCGAAATTCAGGCGAGTTATCCCGACGCAGAACTCGTCATCGTCCCGAAGTGCCGCGAGGTGATCGACACGATCCCGAACGACCTCGTGCTCGGCTACTCGCGGGGGTACGCCGACCGATTGGCGCACGAGTTCTCCGAGCCGACCGACTGGCGTGGCCGCCGTGTGCACATTCTCGGGGGGAGCCCGCTGAAACAGTGGGACGTCATCCAACAGCTGACCCGACCGACACTAACCGACGACCCACCGGCCGACATCGTCGGCCTCGATTGGAACGGGCTGCATCGCGGCGCGCAGTTCGGGGAATTCTGGACAGCTGATGGGTGGGATGACAGCGGTCGTGACGCCTCCCACGTCACAGTTCGGAAGACAGTCCGCCACAGTCTCGCCCACATCAAGGCCTTCTGGCAGTCTCACGGTGTCTGGCCCGACTCGACACCACATAACGATACTCTGGAAATCGAGTACGAGGGCCCGTCACCAACCGATCTCAATAGTGCTGCGTGTACCGAATGCGAAGCGAACGTCTGGACGACTCAGCGCGGTCCCTTCATCGCTGAGTATGATACCGGCGTGCTCTGTGGCTACTGCAGCTACGAGTGCTACTTCTCACATCGCCATCGGAACAACCTCGAGGAGATCGCCAGCGAGCAGAGCGTGTACATTCCGCCGGCGTGA
- a CDS encoding ArdC-like ssDNA-binding domain-containing protein, producing MATTTDSSVSFEETDTRHDEMHSTIEAWIDDLVDHVDDAQASAEFQEWLDVQSRFHDYSHRNTLLINLQCPEATKVAGYNTWRNEFDRHVQEGESAIWIWAPIITKQCPKCENSPSYHEQSDCEYDETAPDEWSKGLVGFKPTAVFDVSQTEGEPLPELETEATGDADDLVPVLTNVADELGVSVRIVDSADWEHGDAKGVCKYRSKRDLQPIVEAKARSNQADLAVTLIHEYAHALLHADVTDETERSKREVEAEAVTYIVGRYFELDTSGSAFYLAAWQDDDADAIQERLGRIGSTAEELIETVDE from the coding sequence ATGGCTACGACCACTGACTCGTCGGTCTCGTTCGAGGAGACCGACACCCGACACGACGAGATGCACAGTACCATCGAAGCCTGGATCGACGACCTCGTCGACCACGTCGACGACGCGCAGGCCAGCGCGGAGTTCCAGGAGTGGCTTGACGTCCAATCTCGGTTCCACGACTACTCCCATCGGAACACGCTGCTCATCAACCTCCAGTGTCCCGAGGCGACGAAGGTCGCCGGGTACAACACCTGGCGGAATGAGTTCGACCGGCACGTCCAGGAAGGTGAGTCCGCCATCTGGATCTGGGCCCCGATCATTACGAAGCAGTGTCCCAAGTGTGAGAACTCGCCTAGCTACCACGAACAAAGCGACTGTGAGTACGACGAGACGGCGCCGGACGAGTGGTCGAAAGGGCTCGTCGGCTTCAAACCAACGGCTGTGTTCGACGTGTCTCAGACCGAGGGTGAGCCGCTCCCCGAACTGGAGACTGAGGCGACTGGCGATGCCGACGACCTGGTGCCTGTACTCACGAACGTAGCGGATGAACTCGGAGTGTCGGTCCGCATCGTCGACTCTGCCGACTGGGAGCATGGCGACGCGAAGGGCGTCTGCAAATACCGGAGTAAGCGTGATCTTCAACCAATCGTCGAGGCCAAAGCCCGCTCGAATCAAGCCGACCTCGCCGTGACGCTGATCCATGAGTACGCCCACGCACTCCTCCACGCTGATGTCACCGACGAGACCGAGCGATCGAAACGCGAGGTTGAGGCCGAGGCAGTCACGTACATTGTCGGGCGGTATTTCGAGTTGGATACGAGCGGGTCCGCGTTCTACCTCGCCGCCTGGCAGGACGACGACGCAGACGCGATTCAGGAGCGGCTTGGTCGAATCGGGTCGACCGCTGAGGAGCTCATCGAAACCGTCGACGAGTAA